CTCGGTCTCAATGGTGGAAATGAAAACCCGCGTTCCCGAAGAACCCGAAGGCACCCTCCTGAAGCTGGAGGGCGGGCTGGTGAAAACCCTCGAGAAAACGGCCTGGCAACAGGGCACGTCTATCGCGGTGAAAAATCTTTTTTTCAATACGCCTGCCCGACGAAAATTTATGAAAACCGACAACGCCGAATATCGGCACATTCTCACCGTGCTCAATCGATTTTTACTGTCCTACCCGGAGGTCTCTTTTACGCTTTATCGAAACACCCAGCAGGTGTTTCACTACCCAAAGCAATCTCTTGAAGACCGAATTGCCGCTGTATTGGGTGAAACGTACCGGGAAAACAGTATTCCGGTTGATTTTGAATTTGCGGGTATTCACGTGTCCGGCTACGTGGGAAACATGGATTTATTTCGGGCATCCCGGGGTTACCAATATTTGTTTTTGAATCGCCGCTACATTGTGAATAAATCCCTGAACTACGCGGTTTCTCTGGCGTACGGAAGCATGCTGCCGCAAGGAAATTATCCCTTTTACCGATTAAATCTCCACCTGAATCCGGATGAAGTGGATGTCAATGTTCACCCGTCGAAAATTGAGGTGCGGTTTGAAGACGAACGACTGGTTTTTCGAAGCATTCTCAATGGTGTGAAAGAGGCTCTGAATTCGGCGCAGGCGGTTCCCGTGCTTCGTTCGCCGGAGGATGTACCTGAGTTTTTTGAACCCATTCGCAAGCCGTCTTTTCAGGGAACGGTGCCTGGATCGTCCGATTCAAAAAACCTCCATTTCCCGTTTGAATTTCGACAGTCCCAGCGAAAGCCCCACCCGATCGGACTTCCGTCGGAACAGGACGAGGGTGTTTCCTCAGAGGAACGATCCGTATCCGCGGAAGAACAGCCGCCCGGCACGGGGCGTCCGCAGATCA
The sequence above is a segment of the Calditrichota bacterium genome. Coding sequences within it:
- the mutL gene encoding DNA mismatch repair endonuclease MutL encodes the protein MDRPSSVVKELVENSLDAGATEITVIVKDGGKSLIQVVDNGQGMTENDAILSFERHSTSKISTVEDLHRIQTLGFRGEALASIASVSMVEMKTRVPEEPEGTLLKLEGGLVKTLEKTAWQQGTSIAVKNLFFNTPARRKFMKTDNAEYRHILTVLNRFLLSYPEVSFTLYRNTQQVFHYPKQSLEDRIAAVLGETYRENSIPVDFEFAGIHVSGYVGNMDLFRASRGYQYLFLNRRYIVNKSLNYAVSLAYGSMLPQGNYPFYRLNLHLNPDEVDVNVHPSKIEVRFEDERLVFRSILNGVKEALNSAQAVPVLRSPEDVPEFFEPIRKPSFQGTVPGSSDSKNLHFPFEFRQSQRKPHPIGLPSEQDEGVSSEERSVSAEEQPPGTGRPQIKQQLYKASQGERVSVWQLHKKYIFSQIKSGLIIIDQHLAHERILFEQAMEHFNKRPPSSQQLLFPRTVELNAEDFEVLREIQYYLSKLGFIVKDFGGRTVVIEAVPTDIRGDEETILRQMIDDYKNLEERDIREKVAASFACKSAIKAGDPLSQEEMISLIDGLFATKNPYFCPHGRPVIITMPLEELDKRFLRL